A region of Gracilinanus agilis isolate LMUSP501 chromosome 3, AgileGrace, whole genome shotgun sequence DNA encodes the following proteins:
- the LOC123241107 gene encoding olfactory receptor 52B4-like, protein MTVAIANITVISHTYFYLLGIPGLEDQHIWISIPFFTSYTIALLGNILLIFIVVTDHSLHEPMYIFLCMLAILDIGLSTITIPKALAIFWLNSGGISLDGCITQLFFIHSTFIAESGILLAMAFDRYIAICYPLRYTMILNTSVIMKLLIVVYIRGVVTIFPIIFLLKRLTFCKNNLLPHTYCEHIGLAKYACANIRVNIWYGLFVLLMTVVLDIILIVASYFMILHAIFRIPSQDARHKALHTCGSHICVILLFYIPGIFTVVVQRFGKQIPPYIHILIANVCLLVPPVMNPIIYGIKTKQIKNRIYLLLFQRQG, encoded by the coding sequence ATGACCGTGGCCATCGCTAACATCACTGTCATAAGTCACACCTATTTCTACCTTCTGGGCATTCCTGGCCTGGAAGATCAGCACATTTGGATCTCAATCCCATTTTTTACCTCTTATACTATTGCACTCCTTGGTAACATCCTCCTCATCTTCATTGTTGTCACAGATCACAGCCTTCATGAACCCATGTATATTTTCCTATGCATGTTGGCTATACTTGACATTGGGCTTTCTACCATTACAATCCCTAAAGCCTTGGCTATTTTTTGGCTTAATTCAGGAGGTATATCCCTAGATGGTTGTATTACTCAGTTATTCTTCATCCATTCCACCTTCATTGCTGAATCAGGAATTCTTCTGGCAATGGCATTTGACCGCTACATTGCAATTTGTTACCCACTGAGATACACAATGATCCTTAACACCTCAGTGATTATGAAACTTCTTATAGTTGTCTATATTAGAGGTGTTGTTACCATATTTCCAATAATATTCCTTTTGAAGAGGTTAACTTTCTGTAAAAATAACCTTCTCCCACACACATATTGTGAACATATTGGTTTAGCCAAGTATGCTTGTGCCAACATTCGAGTGAATATCTGGTATGGTTTATTTGTCCTTTTGATGACTGTGGTACTAGACATTATTCTCATTGTGGCATCCTACTTTATGATTCTCCATGCCATTTTTCGGATCCCCTCTCAGGATGCTCGTCACAAAGCACTCCATACCTGTGGCTCCCATATATGTGTCATCTTACTCTTCTACATCCCAGGAATTTTCACAGTTGTGGTCCAAAGGTTTGGCAAACAGATCCCACCTTATATCCACATCCTAATAGCTAATGTCTGCTTGCTGGTTCCTCCTGTGATGAACCCCATCATATATGGGATCAAGACCAAACAAATAAAGAATCGTATATATCTTCTGCTGTTTCAGAGACAAGGATGA